In Nonomuraea muscovyensis, the following proteins share a genomic window:
- a CDS encoding helix-turn-helix domain-containing protein encodes MRVDDAAFESVLTSLSKREAEVMDLIATGQSNGQIARRLFLSEKTVKNHVNRIYAKLGVDSRVTAIGLWLSRRDN; translated from the coding sequence ATGAGAGTCGACGACGCAGCGTTCGAGAGCGTGCTCACGTCGTTGAGCAAGCGTGAGGCCGAGGTCATGGACCTGATCGCGACCGGTCAGTCCAACGGCCAGATCGCGCGGCGGCTCTTCCTGAGCGAGAAGACGGTCAAGAACCACGTCAACCGCATCTACGCGAAGCTGGGAGTGGACTCCCGCGTCACCGCCATCGGCCTCTGGCTCTCCCGGCGCGACAACTGA